In Lentimicrobiaceae bacterium, a genomic segment contains:
- a CDS encoding glycosyltransferase family 2 protein, whose amino-acid sequence MIKLSAFVITYNEEAKIADCISSLKQVADEIVVVDSYSTDKTVEICEQHGVKVHLREFKGYYDQKKWATEATSHQWVLNLDADEVLSSQLVESINEFKKNPNADACSMNRFNFYCGRWIKHSSWYPDTKIRLWNKEKAGWTGVNIHEKVELNDGAKLRHLKGDILHTTFENINQHIAQTVKFTDISAKESFEKGRKISTIKLLFAPLFKFLYCYIIRLGFLDGKQGFMISIMNSFSGFIKYVKIQELHKKNKNKTD is encoded by the coding sequence ATGATAAAATTATCAGCATTTGTAATCACTTACAACGAAGAAGCCAAAATAGCCGATTGCATAAGTAGTCTTAAACAGGTGGCAGATGAAATTGTTGTTGTCGACTCCTACTCTACCGACAAAACCGTCGAAATATGCGAACAGCACGGAGTTAAGGTTCATTTGCGTGAGTTTAAAGGCTACTACGACCAAAAAAAATGGGCTACGGAAGCTACTTCGCATCAATGGGTGCTCAACCTTGATGCCGACGAAGTTTTATCGTCGCAACTTGTTGAATCTATCAACGAGTTTAAGAAAAACCCCAATGCTGATGCTTGTTCAATGAATAGATTTAATTTTTACTGCGGCAGATGGATAAAACACAGCAGCTGGTATCCGGATACCAAAATACGACTTTGGAATAAAGAGAAAGCCGGCTGGACAGGCGTTAACATACACGAAAAAGTTGAACTGAACGATGGTGCTAAATTGCGACATCTGAAAGGCGATATTTTGCACACTACTTTTGAAAACATCAATCAGCATATAGCTCAAACTGTGAAATTTACCGATATTTCGGCAAAAGAAAGTTTTGAAAAAGGAAGGAAAATATCGACAATTAAATTGCTGTTCGCTCCGCTATTCAAATTCTTGTATTGCTACATAATACGTTTGGGTTTCTTAGACGGCAAACAAGGTTTTATGATTAGTATTATGAATTCATTTTCGGGATTTATCAAATACGTAAAAATTCAAGAATTACATAAAAAGAACAAAAACAAAACCGATTAA